One Methylobacterium sp. 77 DNA window includes the following coding sequences:
- a CDS encoding FMN-binding negative transcriptional regulator, with amino-acid sequence MYEPPHFRTDDIEAQAALIRAFPLGLLVSAGVGGLIANPVPFVLDQRDGPEGTGSVGTLRAHLARANSHWRDLDGLSECLVVFQGPDRYVTPSWYATKRETGKVVPTWNYATVQVWGRPRVIEDEAWLRRQIDDLTRLREAGREAPWSVADAPPAYTTAQIRGIVGIEIPIARLSGKWKVSQNRSEADRAGVAAGLRREAGGADAMADLVDGMGQRA; translated from the coding sequence TTGTACGAGCCACCGCATTTCCGGACCGACGATATCGAGGCGCAGGCCGCGCTGATCCGCGCCTTCCCGCTCGGCCTGCTGGTGAGCGCCGGTGTCGGCGGGCTGATCGCGAACCCGGTTCCCTTCGTCCTCGATCAGCGTGACGGCCCCGAAGGCACGGGTTCGGTCGGCACGCTCCGGGCTCATCTCGCCCGCGCCAACTCTCACTGGCGCGATCTCGACGGGCTGTCCGAATGCCTCGTCGTGTTCCAGGGGCCGGACCGCTACGTCACGCCGTCCTGGTACGCGACGAAGCGGGAGACGGGGAAGGTGGTGCCGACCTGGAACTACGCCACCGTCCAGGTGTGGGGGCGCCCGCGCGTGATCGAGGACGAGGCCTGGCTGCGGCGCCAGATCGACGACCTGACTCGGTTGCGAGAGGCGGGGCGGGAGGCGCCCTGGTCGGTGGCGGACGCGCCGCCGGCCTACACCACGGCCCAGATCCGGGGGATCGTCGGCATCGAGATTCCGATTGCGCGGCTCAGCGGCAAATGGAAGGTCAGCCAGAACCGCTCGGAGGCGGACCGGGCCGGCGTCGCGGCCGGGCTGCGCCGGGAGGCGGGTGGAGCGGATGCGATGGCGGATCTCGTCGACGGGATGGGACAGCGGGCATGA
- a CDS encoding GNAT family protein: MSGRVNEYGQPVGPVVAAWTPPPIPPRDTMQGRFCRIVPLDAERHTGDLFAALAQDPARWTYLPGEPPADEALYRARLAEIAGSRDPMHHAILDAVTGRALGVAAYLRIEPAHGCIEVGHIQFGSGLARHPAGTEAMALMMGRAFALGYRRYEWKCDSLNAPSRAAALRYGFTFEGIFRNAIVTKGRSRDTAWFSVIDTEWPRLRDAFEAWLAPGNFDDEGRQRRSLSALRG; the protein is encoded by the coding sequence ATGAGCGGGCGTGTGAACGAGTACGGCCAGCCGGTCGGCCCGGTCGTCGCGGCCTGGACCCCGCCGCCGATCCCGCCGCGCGACACGATGCAGGGCCGGTTCTGCCGGATCGTGCCGCTCGATGCCGAGCGCCATACCGGCGACCTCTTCGCCGCCCTGGCGCAGGATCCGGCGCGCTGGACCTACCTGCCGGGGGAGCCGCCGGCGGACGAGGCGCTGTATCGCGCCAGACTGGCGGAGATCGCCGGGAGCCGCGACCCGATGCACCACGCCATCCTCGATGCCGTGACCGGGCGCGCGCTCGGCGTGGCGGCCTATCTCAGGATCGAGCCGGCCCATGGCTGCATCGAGGTCGGGCATATCCAGTTCGGTTCGGGGCTCGCCCGACATCCGGCCGGCACCGAGGCGATGGCGCTGATGATGGGCCGCGCCTTCGCCCTCGGCTATCGCCGCTACGAGTGGAAATGCGACAGCCTCAACGCGCCCTCCCGCGCGGCGGCGCTCCGCTACGGCTTCACCTTCGAGGGCATCTTCCGCAACGCCATCGTCACCAAGGGCCGCTCGCGCGACACGGCGTGGTTCTCGGTGATCGACACGGAATGGCCCCGCCTGCGGGATGCGTTCGAGGCCTGGCTCGCGCCCGGAAATTTCGACGACGAGGGCCGCCAGCGCCGTTCCCTTTCCGCCCTGCGCGGCTAA
- a CDS encoding K(+)-transporting ATPase subunit F, whose amino-acid sequence MTLDLALGGLVTLGLLAYLTYALVRPERF is encoded by the coding sequence ATGACCCTCGATCTCGCCCTCGGCGGCCTCGTGACCCTCGGGTTGCTCGCCTACCTCACCTACGCCCTCGTCCGCCCGGAACGGTTCTGA
- the kdpA gene encoding potassium-transporting ATPase subunit KdpA: MSLNGWIQIALFGAVVLALVKPLGGYMTRVFSGERTFLSPVIAPMERGLYRLAGIDRAQEQHWLAYAGAMLLFHVFGFLALYGLLRVQDVLPLNPAGQGAVAPDLAFNTAVSFITNTNWQSYGGETTLSYLTQMLGLTHQNFLSAATGIALSIALVRGFSRASARTVGSFWVDLTRTTLYVLLPLCIVYTLFLVLQGIPQTLAPSLEVTTLEGGRQTLALGPVASQVAIKMLGTNGGGFFNANAAHPFENPTALSNFVQMVSIFAIGAALTNVFGRMVGDERQGWAILGAMGALFLSGIAVVYVAESAGSPVLNALHLAGGNMEGKEVRFGIVASSLFAVVTTAASCGAVNAMHDSFTALGGMIPLINMELGEVIVGGVGAGLYGMLVFVIVTIFVAGLMVGRTPEYLGKKIEGREVKMAMLAILCLPLMMLGFTALATVVASGLAGPANAGPHGFSEILYAYTSAAANNGSAFGGLTANTAFYNTTLGIGMLFGRFFVIVPALAIAGSLAAKKTLPASAGTFPTHGILFVGLLVGVILIVGGLTFFPALALGPIVEHLAGAAGQTFGAGG; this comes from the coding sequence ATGAGTCTCAACGGTTGGATCCAGATCGCGCTCTTCGGCGCGGTCGTGCTGGCGCTGGTGAAGCCCCTCGGCGGCTACATGACCCGCGTCTTCTCGGGCGAGCGCACGTTCCTGTCGCCCGTCATCGCGCCCATGGAACGCGGGCTCTATCGCCTCGCCGGGATCGACCGCGCCCAGGAACAGCATTGGCTCGCCTATGCCGGCGCGATGCTGCTGTTCCACGTGTTCGGCTTCCTCGCCCTCTACGGGCTCCTGCGCGTCCAGGATGTGCTGCCGCTCAACCCGGCCGGGCAGGGGGCGGTGGCGCCCGATCTCGCCTTCAACACGGCGGTGAGCTTCATCACCAACACCAACTGGCAGTCCTACGGCGGCGAGACGACGTTGTCGTATCTCACGCAGATGCTGGGGCTGACGCACCAGAACTTCCTCTCGGCGGCCACCGGCATCGCCCTGTCCATCGCCCTGGTGCGCGGCTTCTCCCGCGCCTCGGCCAGGACGGTGGGGTCGTTCTGGGTCGATCTCACGCGGACCACGCTCTACGTGCTGCTGCCGCTCTGCATCGTCTACACCCTGTTCCTGGTCTTACAGGGCATCCCGCAGACGCTCGCCCCCTCTCTCGAGGTGACGACCCTCGAAGGCGGCAGGCAGACCCTGGCGCTCGGGCCGGTGGCGAGCCAGGTGGCGATCAAGATGCTCGGCACCAATGGCGGCGGGTTCTTCAACGCCAATGCCGCGCATCCGTTCGAGAACCCCACCGCGCTCTCGAACTTCGTCCAGATGGTGTCGATCTTCGCCATCGGCGCGGCGCTCACCAACGTCTTCGGCCGCATGGTCGGCGACGAGCGCCAGGGCTGGGCGATCCTCGGCGCGATGGGGGCGCTGTTCCTCTCCGGAATCGCCGTGGTCTATGTCGCCGAAAGCGCCGGCAGCCCGGTGCTGAACGCCCTGCATCTCGCCGGCGGCAACATGGAGGGCAAGGAGGTCCGCTTCGGCATCGTCGCGTCGTCCCTGTTCGCGGTGGTCACCACCGCCGCCTCCTGCGGCGCGGTCAACGCCATGCACGATTCCTTCACGGCGCTCGGCGGCATGATCCCGCTCATCAACATGGAGCTCGGCGAGGTCATCGTCGGCGGCGTCGGCGCCGGGCTCTACGGCATGCTGGTCTTCGTCATCGTCACGATCTTCGTGGCCGGCCTCATGGTCGGGCGCACGCCGGAATATCTCGGCAAGAAGATCGAGGGGCGCGAGGTCAAGATGGCGATGCTCGCCATCCTGTGCCTGCCGCTGATGATGCTCGGCTTCACCGCTCTGGCGACCGTGGTGGCCTCCGGCCTCGCGGGGCCCGCCAATGCCGGCCCGCACGGATTCTCCGAGATCCTCTACGCCTACACCTCGGCGGCGGCCAATAACGGCTCGGCCTTCGGCGGCCTCACGGCCAACACCGCCTTCTACAACACCACCCTCGGCATCGGCATGCTGTTCGGCCGGTTCTTCGTCATCGTGCCGGCGCTGGCCATCGCCGGGTCGCTGGCGGCCAAGAAGACGCTGCCGGCCTCCGCCGGCACCTTCCCCACCCACGGAATCCTGTTCGTCGGGCTGCTGGTCGGGGTGATCCTCATCGTCGGCGGCCTGACCTTCTTCCCGGCCCTCGCCCTCGGGCCGATCGTCGAACATCTGGCGGGCGCCGCCGGCCAGACCTTCGGGGCGGGAGGCTAG
- the kdpB gene encoding potassium-transporting ATPase subunit KdpB, which translates to MTRPSSSSLFSAALVGPALVGSVKKLDPRAMIRNPVMFVVEVVAILTTILFARDLATGAPDLAFSGQIILWLWFTLVFANFAEALAEGRGKAQAASLRRTRTETGAKRLRAGNDLQSNNPDYEIVPATDLRVGDVVLVETGEIIPSDGEVIAGIASVNEAAITGESAPVIRESGGDRSAVTGGTQVLSDRITVRISAASGSTFVDRMIALVEGASRAKTPNEIALNILLAGLTLIFVFAVASIPSFASYAGGAIPLIVLVALFVTLIPTTIGALLSAIGIAGMDRLVRFNVLAMSGRAVEAAGDVDTLLLDKTGTITLGNRQATEFRPVRGVSAQDLADAAQLASLADETPEGRSIVVLAKEKYGIRARDMASLAATFVPFTAQSRMSGVDLDGSSIRKGAVESIVASVGQPPMASRGSNAAIAYEPSTESPEMREVRSIAEEIAKAGGTPLAVARDGRLLGVITLKDIVKGGIRERFAELRRMGIRTVMITGDNPMTAAAIAAEAGVDDFLAQATPEDKLALIRKEQAQGKLVAMCGDGTNDAPALAQADVGVAMNTGTVAAREAGNMVDLDSDPTKLIEIVGIGKQLLMTRGALTTFSIANDVAKYFAIIPAMFLGLYPQLQALNVMGLASPQSAILSAIIFNALIIVALIPLALRGVTYRAVGAGALLRRNLLVYGLGGLVVPFLGIKAIDLAVTALHLA; encoded by the coding sequence ATGACCCGCCCCTCCTCCTCCAGCCTGTTCAGCGCCGCCCTCGTCGGGCCGGCGCTCGTCGGCAGCGTCAAGAAGCTCGATCCGCGCGCGATGATCCGCAACCCGGTCATGTTCGTGGTCGAGGTGGTCGCGATCCTGACCACGATCCTGTTCGCCCGCGACCTCGCCACCGGCGCCCCGGATCTGGCCTTTTCCGGCCAGATCATCCTCTGGCTCTGGTTCACCCTGGTCTTCGCCAACTTCGCCGAGGCCCTGGCCGAAGGGCGGGGCAAGGCCCAGGCCGCGAGCCTGCGGCGCACCCGCACCGAGACCGGCGCCAAGCGCCTGCGCGCCGGCAACGACCTGCAGAGCAACAACCCGGATTACGAGATCGTGCCGGCCACCGATCTCCGGGTCGGCGACGTGGTGCTGGTCGAGACCGGCGAGATCATCCCCTCGGACGGCGAAGTCATCGCCGGCATCGCCTCCGTCAACGAGGCCGCGATCACCGGCGAATCCGCCCCCGTCATCCGCGAATCCGGCGGCGACCGCTCGGCCGTCACCGGCGGCACCCAGGTCCTGTCCGACCGGATCACCGTGCGGATCTCGGCCGCCAGCGGCTCGACCTTCGTCGATCGCATGATCGCCCTGGTGGAAGGCGCCTCGCGCGCCAAGACGCCGAACGAGATCGCGCTCAACATCCTGCTCGCTGGCCTGACGCTGATCTTCGTCTTCGCCGTGGCCTCGATTCCGAGCTTCGCTTCCTATGCCGGCGGCGCGATCCCGCTCATCGTCCTCGTCGCCCTGTTCGTGACGCTGATCCCGACCACGATCGGCGCGCTGCTCTCGGCCATCGGCATCGCCGGGATGGACCGGCTCGTGCGCTTCAACGTGCTGGCGATGTCGGGCCGGGCGGTGGAGGCGGCGGGCGACGTCGACACGCTCCTTCTCGACAAGACCGGGACGATCACACTGGGCAACCGCCAGGCCACCGAGTTCCGCCCGGTGCGCGGCGTCTCGGCGCAGGATCTGGCCGATGCCGCCCAGCTCGCCTCGCTGGCCGACGAGACTCCCGAGGGCCGCTCCATCGTGGTCCTCGCCAAAGAGAAATACGGAATCCGCGCCCGCGACATGGCGAGCCTCGCCGCCACCTTCGTCCCCTTCACCGCGCAGTCGCGTATGAGCGGCGTCGATCTCGACGGCTCGTCGATCCGCAAGGGCGCGGTCGAGTCGATTGTGGCCAGCGTCGGGCAGCCGCCCATGGCGAGCCGCGGCTCGAACGCCGCCATCGCCTACGAGCCATCCACCGAGTCCCCGGAGATGCGCGAGGTCCGGTCCATCGCCGAGGAGATCGCCAAGGCCGGCGGCACGCCGCTCGCCGTCGCCCGCGACGGCCGGCTGCTCGGCGTGATCACTCTGAAGGACATCGTGAAGGGCGGCATCCGCGAACGCTTCGCGGAACTGCGCCGGATGGGCATCCGCACCGTCATGATCACCGGCGACAACCCGATGACCGCCGCCGCCATCGCGGCGGAGGCGGGCGTCGACGATTTCCTGGCGCAGGCGACCCCGGAGGACAAGCTGGCGCTGATCCGCAAGGAACAGGCGCAGGGCAAGCTCGTCGCCATGTGCGGCGACGGCACCAACGACGCGCCGGCCCTCGCCCAGGCGGATGTCGGTGTCGCCATGAATACCGGCACGGTGGCCGCCCGCGAGGCCGGCAACATGGTCGATCTCGATTCCGACCCGACCAAGCTCATCGAGATCGTCGGCATCGGCAAGCAGCTCCTGATGACCAGGGGCGCGCTGACCACCTTCTCCATCGCCAACGACGTGGCGAAGTACTTCGCCATCATCCCGGCGATGTTCCTCGGGCTCTATCCGCAGCTCCAGGCGCTCAACGTGATGGGCCTCGCTTCGCCCCAGAGCGCGATCCTGTCGGCGATCATCTTCAACGCGCTCATCATCGTCGCCTTGATCCCGCTCGCCCTGCGCGGCGTCACCTACCGGGCGGTTGGGGCCGGGGCGCTCCTGCGCCGCAACCTGCTCGTCTACGGCCTCGGTGGCCTCGTCGTCCCGTTCCTCGGCATCAAGGCCATCGATCTCGCCGTCACCGCCCTGCACCTCGCCTGA
- a CDS encoding K(+)-transporting ATPase subunit C, with protein sequence MLTQLRPALVLIVALTALTGLAYPLAMTGLAAVIFPTQAAGSIVLRDGRPVGSALIGQSFTSERYFQGRPSATTAADPADAAKTVPAPYNAANSSGSNLGPTSADLATRVKVDLDARQVENPERPVPVDLVTTSGSGLDPDISPEAALFQVPRVARARAVPEARLRALVETAIQGRLAGILGEPRVNVLALNLALDDLGSK encoded by the coding sequence ATGCTCACCCAGCTTCGTCCCGCCCTCGTCCTCATCGTCGCGCTCACCGCCCTCACCGGCCTCGCCTATCCCCTGGCGATGACCGGCCTCGCGGCCGTGATCTTCCCAACCCAAGCTGCCGGAAGCATCGTGCTCCGCGACGGCCGCCCGGTCGGCTCCGCCCTCATCGGCCAGTCCTTCACCAGCGAGCGCTATTTCCAGGGCCGGCCCTCCGCCACCACCGCCGCCGACCCGGCCGATGCCGCCAAGACCGTGCCGGCGCCCTACAACGCGGCGAATTCTTCGGGCTCCAATCTCGGCCCGACCAGCGCGGACCTCGCGACCCGCGTGAAAGTCGATCTCGATGCGAGGCAGGTCGAGAACCCAGAACGGCCCGTCCCCGTCGATCTCGTCACCACCAGCGGATCGGGCCTCGACCCGGACATCTCGCCCGAGGCCGCCCTGTTCCAGGTGCCGCGCGTCGCCAGGGCCCGCGCCGTGCCGGAGGCCCGCCTGCGCGCCCTGGTCGAGACCGCGATCCAGGGCCGTCTCGCCGGCATTCTCGGCGAGCCCCGCGTGAACGTGCTTGCGCTCAACCTCGCCCTGGACGATCTCGGGTCGAAATAG